TTTCCTGACCTGGCAGGTTTGCCACTGAGTGCCCCTTGGGAATACTTGTCGTCAATAGTGTCTTGATAGACAGTTTTTGAAAAAACTAATGATATCAGCTTATCCGGAAACCGCATCCAGGTCAATCAGTTCCCTGTTCAGATCGATGCAGCTGATCTGAACAGGGATAAAGCAGGTCAAGGCTCAGAATCTGCCGAAATCATCATCGTCCAGGGAGATCTGTGGTGCCGCCGAGCGCGTCGCGCGGGGCTGCGGAGCGGGGCTTCCCCAGCCGGTCGGTGCGGGCGTTGCCATTCTGCTCGGTACGGACGCCGGTTTCAAAGTTGAGCGGTTCAATTTGAACTGTGCCAACATGGTGTGTAGCTGTTGCGCCTGACTGGCGAGTTCTTCTGCCGCTGCCGCACTCTCTTCGGCACTGGCCGTGTTCTGCTGGGTGACCTGATCGATCTGGGTCAGGCCTGTGGTGACCTGGCTGATCCCTTGCGCCTGTTCGTTGGACGCCAGCGCGATCTCTTCCAGGATATCGGAGACTTTGGTGGTTCCTTGCATGATGTTCTTGAGCGCTTCTGCGGTTTGCCGCGCTGTTTGTGAACCCCGCGCGGTGAGGGCGACCGAGCCTTCAATGAGTTCGGCGGTCTCCTCCGCAGCCTTGGCGCTGCGGGCGGCAAGGTTGCGAACCTCTTCAGCAACCACGGCGAAGCCCTTGCCGTGCTGACCGGCCCGGGCGGCCTCGACTGCAGCATTGAGCGCCAACAGATTGGTCTGGAAGGCGATTTCATCAATAACCTTGATGATTTTGGAGATGTTTTGGCCGGCACTGTTGATTTCGTCCATGGCCCCGACCATTTCCGCCATTTGCCGGTTTCCTTGTTCAGCGGCCAGTTTCGATTCGCTGGCAAGCTGGTTGGCTGCCGAGGCATTTTCCGAGTTGACGCGAACCTGTTCCGTGAGTTGATTCATGGACGCGGAGACTTCCTCCAGGGAACTGGCCGATTCGGTAGCCCCCTGGGAAAGGCTTTGACTGGAGTCGGCCACCTGGCCGGCACCGGAGGCAATCTGCTCCCCGGCGAGTTGAATCCCGCCGACGATCTCACGCAGATTCTCCACCATGGTCTTGAGGGCATGGCCCAGTCGATCCTGCTTGGAAGCGACCTTGACGTCCCGGGTCAAATCACCTTCGGCAAGAGCTTCGGCCATATCCGCCGAGGAATTCAAGCTGTCGACCATCCGGTCGAGGGCGAGGCCGAGCTGGCCCACTTCATCTTTCTGATTGAGGTTAAGTCGCTGGCGCAGGTCACCCAGAGCGATCTGCTCGGCCAGGGCGACCCCTTTTCTGATCGGAGCCGCGATCGAACGGTTCATGAAGAAAGCCAGCGCCAGAGCCGCCAGAAGGGCTAGGGACACCAGGATCAGGACGTTGACAAGAATGCTGTGGTGAACTTCAGCGGCGCGGTCTTTGGTTGCGACGATGACCGCATCGTTGATATCTTGTACTGTATTGATATGCTCACGCATGGTTTCAAAGGCGCTGCCTGCCGCACCCATGGAGAGTGCAATGGCTTGCTGCCGATCGCTGTCCGTTCCGGCTTGGCAATAATTGATAACCTGGCTGGAAAGTTTCTCCCAGGCCACCCAGTCTTGGGCAAAGGTTTTGACCAGGGCTTTGCTATCAGTCTGAGTAAACAGCGCAGCAGCCTTGTCCCAGCGTTGTTTGGCCTGTTCTTTGTTCTCCTGATAGTCCTTCAACTGGGCTTTGAACTGTTCGGAACCGGGCGTGGAAAAAACCAGCGACCTTTCGGCGACCAGCATCTGTTGAAGGTCGCGGTCAGCCGACAGGATCAGGTTGGTGATCTGTAGCCTGGTCTGCAGGGTTTCTTCAAGTAAACTCTCAATTTTTTCGACGCTGTAATAACCGTCCATGGCAAGGCCGACCATGAGTAGGATCATAACCACGAAACCCACCGCAAGTTTGAGACCGATCTTTAAATTTTTAAACCAGTTCATTCTTTCTCCTTCTCCCTGATGTGCTCACAGGGTTGTCTGCCCCCCGACGCTGTTTGTCCGTGGTGCGACTTCGGTCCGCACTTTTCCAATGAGATAATCTTGATCCCAACGTGAAGCACAATAAGTGCCAATTAATAAATTTGATCTAAGTGTTGGATTTAAAGGATTTTGGGTGGAGTTTATACGGAATTGTTTTGAACCAGCGGTTGCAAGTAAAATTGAGCCTACAAATAGGAGGCAGAGCTTAACACTTTGAAATTAATGCAGGATTGACAGCGCAATGAAACTTGCAGTTGCAATTTATATTGCAACTGCAAGTTTCGGGACTCAGGCAGTTCCCGGTGCAGATCGCTAGTGGCAACAAGGGTTGGCGGGCATAAAAATCAGCGGCACAGAACAGTTACGGCTGAACTGAGCTGTGCCGCTGGATGTCGCTAGGCTGAGTCTAGGCACCACCGTAAGAGTGGAGACCGGAAAGGACCAGATTGACCCCTAGATAACAGAACAGGGTTGCGGCAAAACCGAACACTGATAACCAGGCGGCGCGGCGGCCAACCCAGCCGCGGGTAAAGCGGGCATGGATGAAGGCGGCATAAATGAACCAGACGATCAGACTCCAGGTTTCTTTGGGGTCCCAGCTCCAGTACGTGCCCCAGGCATAGTTGGCCCAGGCCGCACCGGTAATGATGCCGAGGGTGAGCAAGGGAAAGCCAACCATGATCGCTTTGTAATTGAGGTCGTCCAGAACTTTGGTCGGCGGAAACATGCCGAGGATTCCTCCCAGTGGTTTATCCCCTTGCTGTTTTTCCTCCTTGCCGATTTTCAGCAGGTACATCACTGAAACTCCAAAGGCGATGGCAAAGCCGGCGTAGCCGAGGAAGCAGGTGATGACGTGGTAGGTCAGCCAGTTGCTCTGCAATGCCGGGACCAGCGGGTCAATGCTGGAGTTTAGGCTCATCTGGGCCCAGAGCATGCTGAACAGAGCGATCGGCATGACAAAGGCGCCGATGGTCCGCTGCTTATATTTCCAGTCAATAATCAGGTAGATCAAGACCGTCGACCAGGCGAAAAACACCACCGATTCATACAGGTTCGACAAGGGCGCGCGGCCGTCGCTGCCGAGGATCTGGTAGGATTCATACCAGCGCAAACCGAGGGCCGTGGTCTGCAGCACGAACCCGGCCAGGGCAGTAAGGGTCGCGATCAGGGCCACGGTTTTGTTCTTGGTTGCGATATAGGCAAAAAACAGCACCATTGCGGAAAAGTAGGCAACGGTTGTCAGATTAAGTAATTGTCCGCTATCCATGGATTATCCCTCCTTCTTTTGGGATTCGTTTTTGACGGCTGATTCAAATTTCTGCTGCAACTCCTCAAAGGCCAGCGAAAAGCCGGGCTGGTTGCGGTGGGCGTTACCGGCCATTTGGACTTTGGTCTTGCCGCTTTCCTCCCGCAGACAAACCCAGAGGCGTTTGTGGGAGAAGAAGAAGGCGGTCAATGAGCCGAAGACCATCAGGAAACAGCCCGCCCAGACGATATTGACGCCCGGGTCTTTGGCGACCTGTAGCCCGGTGAACTGCGGCTGGTCAAAACCGAGCAGGGCGAAACTGAAGGTGCCGCCGCGTTTGACATCGAATTCAGGAAAGTTCTGCCAGACCACGAAGGGAGAGCCGTGTTTGCCATCCGGGGTGTTGACATGCAGCTGCATGGCCGGGCCGAAGTTGCGGTCATTGTCGGTAAAGTTGGTCACCGCAAAAGAATAGCCGTTAGGCAGGTTGATATGCTGTCCTTGTTTGGCATTGACCGTTATGGTTTCGCCGCTGCCGTTATCGGTGACCCGAACCTTGAAAACAGCCGTTCCCGCGGGACCGTAACTGGATTGATAGAAAGTGATTCCCTTGTAGGTCAGCGGATCGTTGACTTCAATTCTCTTTTTAAGAACTTCCTTGCCGTTTTCGAGAATGACCAGATCGCTGTTGTAATCCTTGGGGCGGTTGCTGCCGGGGTAATAGCTGACGTTGAAATCGTCACAGCGCACCGTGAAGCCAAGATCAATCTCTCCGCCACTGCGCAGCTGAACCTTATTGACAGAGGTTCCTTCGACAATATTGACCCAGGCTTTGTAGCCCCAGAAATTGCCAATAATGGCACCGGCCATGATGATCAGAATGGAAACATGAGTCACGTAGGCGCCGAAGCGAGAATAGATTCCTTTCTGGGCAAAAAAGCACAGCTGACCGTCTTTTTCGGTCATGGTCGGTTTGGCAAATTCCTTTTTCAGGAATTCGGTCACTCGCTGGGCAACCTGCTGCCGGTCTGCCTTGACGGTAAACTCGGTGCTGTTCGCCGAGTTTTTGAACAGCCCGGGGCCGGGAACCAGGGTGGGTTCCTTGATAAAGCGCCAGGCCCGGGGGAAGTTTTTGATGGAACAGCAGATCAGATTAACGCTGAACAGGGCCAGAATGCCGATAAACCAGGTCGAATGATACATGTCGATAAACTGGAGTCTTTTGAACAACTCATAGTTGCTCTGCCCATATTCCTGGATGTATTCGGCGGCAGGGGCGTTCTGCTGCAGTATGGTGCCGATGATGGAGGTGACCGCCAGCAGCAGCAGCAGGATGATGGTCAGTTTCAGGGAACAGAGGAAGTCCCAGACGCGGTCGGTAAAATCTTTTTGTCTCTCAGCCAAAGTTGAAATCTCCTACACAGAATTGATCTGTCAGATAAATATGACAGATTCGGTCAATATAGCCAGTCGTCCTGGCCCGGTCAACCGGTGCTTGAGCAGGAGATTCAATGCCGCAGGACGACAGTGCGTAGGTTGCTGAGGGATTGCAGGGGGGCGAGTGATGCGGTCAGGTAAAAAAGCCGCGGTTCGGGCATAACCCTCAAGCTTGCCAGGTCTGCAGCGGTGCGGAGCTGCGGTGTCAGCGGCCGGGAATCGTGGATGAGCAGATGGGCGTTGGCGGATTGAGTCCGGTATTCCGGGCCACCCAGCGCACGCGGCAAACCGGCCGACCTGTGGCAGGATTCACTCTGACAACAGAACGAAGAGCCGAGCTTCCGGAATGTCTCCGGATGACAATCATTGACCCGCGTTGCTACGGTCGAACATTGCCGGAGGCAGGCGTTACCGGTCTGCAGACAGGCTGAGGCATTGGTCAGCCCGCCGACCACCAGCAGGGCTAACAGCGTCAACAAGGTCAGGAGCAGGTTTTTGCTTGAGCAATACTGTGACACGTTCGGCTCGCTTCCGAAAGTCATTGACCGGGACCCTGCGTGGGCCATGAACGGTTCGGGCTCCGGTTATGGGCAGTTATTGCAAACAAAATGCCGATATCGGCATTCCTTCTGTGGCCGGCAACTCTCCGGCTACAAAGCGGCTCTATACTATTCCAAAGCTGCTCTCTGCGCCTAGTAAAAAATGCGCTGGCCAAGGCGGGCCCGGGGGGCTTATTGCGCCGCTCCGGACTGAAGCTTGTGCGGGTGTCGCCGGGAAAAACGTGCTTTTCCCGGCTTTTATGAAATCAATGCCTGGCGCAAAATGGTGTTGGCTTTGTCCATTGACGCAGTGGCTTTGCCGGACGGAATTGACAAAGGCTGCTAAAGGTCGACCTCCTGCAAACGTTCCAGCAGTTCCTTTTGCTCTGGGCTCAATTTGCGGGGAACGGATACTTCGATAACGGCATAGAGATCACCAGCTGGTCTTTTCCCCGCAGCGGCTACGCCATATCCCCGCAATCTGATTTTTTGTCCGGGTTGGATCCCGGCCGGAACCTTGACGCGTTTGGGGGTGTCCAGAGTCGGGACCTCAATCGAGGTTCCCAGGCAGACGCCGCTGAACGGGACCTCGGCTCTGACCAGCAAATCATTGCCGTCGCGGGTAAAGACCGGGTCCGGTTCAATATCGATATGCAGGAACAGGTCGCCGGGGGGGCCGCCGGCCGGGTTCGC
This genomic window from Pelobacter seleniigenes DSM 18267 contains:
- the resB gene encoding cytochrome c biogenesis protein ResB, translated to MAERQKDFTDRVWDFLCSLKLTIILLLLLAVTSIIGTILQQNAPAAEYIQEYGQSNYELFKRLQFIDMYHSTWFIGILALFSVNLICCSIKNFPRAWRFIKEPTLVPGPGLFKNSANSTEFTVKADRQQVAQRVTEFLKKEFAKPTMTEKDGQLCFFAQKGIYSRFGAYVTHVSILIIMAGAIIGNFWGYKAWVNIVEGTSVNKVQLRSGGEIDLGFTVRCDDFNVSYYPGSNRPKDYNSDLVILENGKEVLKKRIEVNDPLTYKGITFYQSSYGPAGTAVFKVRVTDNGSGETITVNAKQGQHINLPNGYSFAVTNFTDNDRNFGPAMQLHVNTPDGKHGSPFVVWQNFPEFDVKRGGTFSFALLGFDQPQFTGLQVAKDPGVNIVWAGCFLMVFGSLTAFFFSHKRLWVCLREESGKTKVQMAGNAHRNQPGFSLAFEELQQKFESAVKNESQKKEG
- a CDS encoding methyl-accepting chemotaxis protein; translation: MNWFKNLKIGLKLAVGFVVMILLMVGLAMDGYYSVEKIESLLEETLQTRLQITNLILSADRDLQQMLVAERSLVFSTPGSEQFKAQLKDYQENKEQAKQRWDKAAALFTQTDSKALVKTFAQDWVAWEKLSSQVINYCQAGTDSDRQQAIALSMGAAGSAFETMREHINTVQDINDAVIVATKDRAAEVHHSILVNVLILVSLALLAALALAFFMNRSIAAPIRKGVALAEQIALGDLRQRLNLNQKDEVGQLGLALDRMVDSLNSSADMAEALAEGDLTRDVKVASKQDRLGHALKTMVENLREIVGGIQLAGEQIASGAGQVADSSQSLSQGATESASSLEEVSASMNQLTEQVRVNSENASAANQLASESKLAAEQGNRQMAEMVGAMDEINSAGQNISKIIKVIDEIAFQTNLLALNAAVEAARAGQHGKGFAVVAEEVRNLAARSAKAAEETAELIEGSVALTARGSQTARQTAEALKNIMQGTTKVSDILEEIALASNEQAQGISQVTTGLTQIDQVTQQNTASAEESAAAAEELASQAQQLHTMLAQFKLNRSTLKPASVPSRMATPAPTGWGSPAPQPRATRSAAPQISLDDDDFGRF
- the ccsB gene encoding c-type cytochrome biogenesis protein CcsB, which gives rise to MDSGQLLNLTTVAYFSAMVLFFAYIATKNKTVALIATLTALAGFVLQTTALGLRWYESYQILGSDGRAPLSNLYESVVFFAWSTVLIYLIIDWKYKQRTIGAFVMPIALFSMLWAQMSLNSSIDPLVPALQSNWLTYHVITCFLGYAGFAIAFGVSVMYLLKIGKEEKQQGDKPLGGILGMFPPTKVLDDLNYKAIMVGFPLLTLGIITGAAWANYAWGTYWSWDPKETWSLIVWFIYAAFIHARFTRGWVGRRAAWLSVFGFAATLFCYLGVNLVLSGLHSYGGA